The Arachis hypogaea cultivar Tifrunner chromosome 14, arahy.Tifrunner.gnm2.J5K5, whole genome shotgun sequence DNA window AAACTGTCATTACCTTGCTTCTGTCAAGAGCAGCAGCAATATCAATTATAGGACTCTCAGGACGAACAACCTTATTCTTCGGCTTTCCATTTGGCATTTTATTATCAAACTCTGGTGTTCGGGAAGATTTATCCAATGGCAATGTCGTTCCCCCCTTTGAAGGCAACAGACTGTCATTGGGCTGCCCAACTTCTATGCCTGGTGGTGCCATTGGTGAGATAGAGGGATCTCCCTGTTTCCTTTCTGAATAAATCGAAGACTGCTCAAATGTTTTAACTTCTAAGCTACTAGTCTCTTCTGTTAATTGTCTTGGGGTGATAAGTTCTCTTGCTGAGGTGAGATCATTTCCAGAAGCAGCAAGTTCAGTAGGTGGCATCAAATGCGATTCTCCAGATTCATCCTTGACCTCCAAACTACTCCTTTCAGTTAATTCACTTGGAGACGCACTCGGTTTGTCTTGTGGAGAGATTGGATAAGATCCAGAAACAGAACGTTCAGCAGGTGGAATTGATGTGCATGCACTTGCACTCTGTACCGTTTCTCCCTCTGAAGCAATGACATATCCATGTGGAGGCCTGCTCGTAGATACCACAGGTAGTGTTAAGAATGGGTTCTGATGGTGGCTTTTATCCATAACCAGGTAATTATATTGACTATTTGATTTATTTATCATGATAGGAAATTGCAAGGGAATAGCAACTGAATGCTCTGGTAAACCAGCTAAGAACCCAGGAGAACGCTGGAGTTTACTGCTTTCCACAGCCATGACAGGCAAAAATGGATTTTGATACAGTATAGTGTCTCTATCAGAGGTTGATAAACCAAACTGAGACTTATCATTAGGTTTAACTGGCTGTATTGGTTGCAATGATGCATGAGTTGCTTCTATTTCTTCCCTCTGTGAAACTAGGGAAGAATGTTGAACCTTGCTCATTCTCCACTGCATTGGTGGTAAAGGGGGCATAGGAGGTATCTCCTCATGATTATTGGTTAACTCCGGAATCAGGGGATGCAATGAATGCATGACATGCTTGGTAGGACTGGTCTCCTGCAAAAATGACTTAGACGAGAAATCAAATGATGACTGTTCATCTGGATGGATTCTTAGTTGTTCCAACTGACTTGAAGATTGGTGATGAAATTGAAATTTCTCAAGCGAATGGTATCCATCATTTCTGAGCTGAACTTCTGCATCCCGTTGATTAACCGGTGATTCCACGAACATCTCTGAATGTGTTTCTGGCTTCAGCTGGTTAAAGGAAGGTGATGACAAACTCTCTTTGTTGTTCTGTACATCATTCTGAGAAAGACATACAGATTCTGACCTCTCAGAGTCTAGCTCTGAACTTGAATCCACCACTTTCATTTCACTGACAGCAGAAAGATTTTGAATTCTCTCCTCTTGGATATTGTTACATATTTCAGAATGACATGGATCACAGGGTACAGATCTGTTCGGATTTGATTGTATGTCAGCAGCACCAATTTCAAGTTGATCCACCACCCTTGGTGCCACTAAGGCTGTCAAATATTTGTGAGGAAGTACCTCATTGACTTCCATTTCTTTCTCGTGAGAATCTGCAAATGTAGATTCTTCCAAATCTGTAAGCCTTTTAGCTGGAGATGATATGAGGTCTGAAGACGATTCCAATTTATTTACCCTCTTCTCTGAATTTAATCCTACATAAACTTTTGTCAAATCGGCCTCATTGTATTTTATTTCATTCCGATGGGAACTAAAAGAACTCAAATCTGAAGCATTCCTTGATGGGGAAGAAACAAAACCTGAGGACAGAGAATTAAAAGAACTTGCACCATTTTCAGCACTATCAACCAAATGAAGAGCAGAAAAAGCCTGATCTGAATGAACCTTTTCAGTGGACACGTCATTTACAAAGACAAGATTGTCCTGCTTATTGTTATCAAGAGAAGACAGATATTTAATATGAACATCATCTTCAACTTTGGATCCACCTTTTTCATCAGCAAGCAGCATCCTTTGTATGTCTTCAAAAGTTGATTGCTGCTCAGAACAGAAAACTTCAGATTCTGCTGAATGTGGCTCATCCTGTTGATTTAGAGTAAAATCCGATAGTTCCTCTGTAATGTTACTTATTTGTGGAGTCTCCAAAGCAGGAGACAAATCCTCTGAGATGTGTTGGATTTCATTTACACCATTCTCAGAATTAAAGTCTCTGCCGCCAAGTGCCAACTTGGTACCCAAATTCAAGTCTGCTTTCATGGATGGGAAAATTGGATTCTCTCCTTGAAAACCCATATCACCGGAATCCGAAATTGCAGAAGAGTATTTATTAGCAGATTCTTCCTGCAATACTGTTATTGCAGAATGATTACCATATTCATCTTCCTGTGCCAAGTTCAAATCATTAAAAACTTCTAAAGCATTGGAACTAACACATGGATCACAAACATCCAAGCTATCCAGAGATTTGTTATTGGAAGAAACAATAGAGCAAGCATCATCTTTCATCACAGATTCAACAAGTGACTTCCTGTCTTCATCATCTTCTAAGCTTTGATGAGTTTCAACAGGGCCAGATTGTGTTTCACCAGATTGAGTCCTTATAGGGAGGCACATTGAGGAGAGGGGCCCAGGATCTAAAGATAACAATGAATGTCCTGAATCCATTAGACATGAAACAGAAGCATCTGGTCCAAAACCAGAGATATCTTCTCCATAAACATGTCCTTTGTCATGCATGACAAACCCACCACAATGAGTACTTTGCAACTCAACATTTTGGTCAAGCTGGTTGGATGGCATATATTCAATCTCTGATATGGAGGAGTTTCCAATAGATTGAGAATCTGAAAACGGAGTTTGCAGTTGGGTGCGTTCAGCAATTCTGACTCTTCTGGATGATCTGCTATCATCTGATGCATTGGAGCTTCGTGTTGATTGAGAATCTGATAGCTGAGCTTGCACTTCGGTACGTTCATCATTTCGATCTTGATCAACTGAATCAATTTCTTCAGATGTCAAGGAGTCCCCAAATGATTGAGAATCTGAAAATTGACCTTGCAGTTGATGTTCTTCTTTGCCATTTGAATCACTTGTCTTTTGAATATGGAATAAGCTTTTCTTTGGTCTACACTCAATTTCTGTTTCCAGTTCTTCGATGGAAGCTAAGGCATCCATGTAATCGTCAACCTCGCTAGTCACATCATCAGAATGGTAACCATCCAAGATGCATTCTCTGTTCTTTTGTTCATCAACTACCAATTGTCTCTCATCAGGTACCTTGGGATGATTTAAAGGCGTTTTATGTGTCACGGCTCCTAAGACATCTTCATGCACTTGCACAAAATCTCCATTCCTCACCCTATCAATTTCAGAGTATGGTTTCAGTTCTAATTCCTGCCCATTGAGTGGTGATGATCTTTTGCTTTCATATCCTGGTGACCTTTTCACAGAGCTAAGACTACTGATTTCAAGTACTGTAATCCCATTGTCATCAGCATCAAACATTGATCTCAGTGGGTGTGGAGTGATCGAGGCCTCACAAACCATTTTATGATCTGGTGAGGAATTCTCAAAAATCTTCTCCATATAACTTTTCCCAGTCTTTGAATCTACTGCCGATCCATTCAACTGTTT harbors:
- the LOC112743748 gene encoding protein SCAR2 isoform X1, giving the protein MPISRFHIRSEHSLADPELHRAADKDDPEALLEAVAMAGLVGVLRQLGDLAQFAAEIFHDLHEEVMATAGRGHSLISRVQQLEAEVPALEKAFLSQTRHHSFFTNGGIEWHPNLRSEQNLVTRGDLPRFIMDSYEECRAPPRLFLLDKFDVAGAGACLKRYTDPSFFKVESSVTTVEVHREKRIHKVKQKKVSKPRNGTKPEVVSSHAKLHQLFLEERIENACNDPARLVKLKKKQLNGSAVDSKTGKSYMEKIFENSSPDHKMVCEASITPHPLRSMFDADDNGITVLEISSLSSVKRSPGYESKRSSPLNGQELELKPYSEIDRVRNGDFVQVHEDVLGAVTHKTPLNHPKVPDERQLVVDEQKNRECILDGYHSDDVTSEVDDYMDALASIEELETEIECRPKKSLFHIQKTSDSNGKEEHQLQGQFSDSQSFGDSLTSEEIDSVDQDRNDERTEVQAQLSDSQSTRSSNASDDSRSSRRVRIAERTQLQTPFSDSQSIGNSSISEIEYMPSNQLDQNVELQSTHCGGFVMHDKGHVYGEDISGFGPDASVSCLMDSGHSLLSLDPGPLSSMCLPIRTQSGETQSGPVETHQSLEDDEDRKSLVESVMKDDACSIVSSNNKSLDSLDVCDPCVSSNALEVFNDLNLAQEDEYGNHSAITVLQEESANKYSSAISDSGDMGFQGENPIFPSMKADLNLGTKLALGGRDFNSENGVNEIQHISEDLSPALETPQISNITEELSDFTLNQQDEPHSAESEVFCSEQQSTFEDIQRMLLADEKGGSKVEDDVHIKYLSSLDNNKQDNLVFVNDVSTEKVHSDQAFSALHLVDSAENGASSFNSLSSGFVSSPSRNASDLSSFSSHRNEIKYNEADLTKVYVGLNSEKRVNKLESSSDLISSPAKRLTDLEESTFADSHEKEMEVNEVLPHKYLTALVAPRVVDQLEIGAADIQSNPNRSVPCDPCHSEICNNIQEERIQNLSAVSEMKVVDSSSELDSERSESVCLSQNDVQNNKESLSSPSFNQLKPETHSEMFVESPVNQRDAEVQLRNDGYHSLEKFQFHHQSSSQLEQLRIHPDEQSSFDFSSKSFLQETSPTKHVMHSLHPLIPELTNNHEEIPPMPPLPPMQWRMSKVQHSSLVSQREEIEATHASLQPIQPVKPNDKSQFGLSTSDRDTILYQNPFLPVMAVESSKLQRSPGFLAGLPEHSVAIPLQFPIMINKSNSQYNYLVMDKSHHQNPFLTLPVVSTSRPPHGYVIASEGETVQSASACTSIPPAERSVSGSYPISPQDKPSASPSELTERSSLEVKDESGESHLMPPTELAASGNDLTSARELITPRQLTEETSSLEVKTFEQSSIYSERKQGDPSISPMAPPGIEVGQPNDSLLPSKGGTTLPLDKSSRTPEFDNKMPNGKPKNKVVRPESPIIDIAAALDRSKLRKVSERVIPPKPPKLDERDSLLEQIRSKSFNLRPAAATRPIMQGPKTNLRVAAILEKANSIRQALAGSDEDDDTDSWSDS
- the LOC112743748 gene encoding protein SCAR2 isoform X2 gives rise to the protein MPISRFHIRSEHSLADPELHRAADKDDPEALLEAVAMAGLVGVLRQLGDLAQFAAEIFHDLHEEVMATAGRGHSLISRVQQLEAEVPALEKAFLSQTRHHSFFTNGGIEWHPNLRSEQNLVTRGDLPRFIMDSYEECRAPPRLFLLDKFDVAGAGACLKRYTDPSFFKVESSVTTVEVHREKRIHKVKKKVSKPRNGTKPEVVSSHAKLHQLFLEERIENACNDPARLVKLKKKQLNGSAVDSKTGKSYMEKIFENSSPDHKMVCEASITPHPLRSMFDADDNGITVLEISSLSSVKRSPGYESKRSSPLNGQELELKPYSEIDRVRNGDFVQVHEDVLGAVTHKTPLNHPKVPDERQLVVDEQKNRECILDGYHSDDVTSEVDDYMDALASIEELETEIECRPKKSLFHIQKTSDSNGKEEHQLQGQFSDSQSFGDSLTSEEIDSVDQDRNDERTEVQAQLSDSQSTRSSNASDDSRSSRRVRIAERTQLQTPFSDSQSIGNSSISEIEYMPSNQLDQNVELQSTHCGGFVMHDKGHVYGEDISGFGPDASVSCLMDSGHSLLSLDPGPLSSMCLPIRTQSGETQSGPVETHQSLEDDEDRKSLVESVMKDDACSIVSSNNKSLDSLDVCDPCVSSNALEVFNDLNLAQEDEYGNHSAITVLQEESANKYSSAISDSGDMGFQGENPIFPSMKADLNLGTKLALGGRDFNSENGVNEIQHISEDLSPALETPQISNITEELSDFTLNQQDEPHSAESEVFCSEQQSTFEDIQRMLLADEKGGSKVEDDVHIKYLSSLDNNKQDNLVFVNDVSTEKVHSDQAFSALHLVDSAENGASSFNSLSSGFVSSPSRNASDLSSFSSHRNEIKYNEADLTKVYVGLNSEKRVNKLESSSDLISSPAKRLTDLEESTFADSHEKEMEVNEVLPHKYLTALVAPRVVDQLEIGAADIQSNPNRSVPCDPCHSEICNNIQEERIQNLSAVSEMKVVDSSSELDSERSESVCLSQNDVQNNKESLSSPSFNQLKPETHSEMFVESPVNQRDAEVQLRNDGYHSLEKFQFHHQSSSQLEQLRIHPDEQSSFDFSSKSFLQETSPTKHVMHSLHPLIPELTNNHEEIPPMPPLPPMQWRMSKVQHSSLVSQREEIEATHASLQPIQPVKPNDKSQFGLSTSDRDTILYQNPFLPVMAVESSKLQRSPGFLAGLPEHSVAIPLQFPIMINKSNSQYNYLVMDKSHHQNPFLTLPVVSTSRPPHGYVIASEGETVQSASACTSIPPAERSVSGSYPISPQDKPSASPSELTERSSLEVKDESGESHLMPPTELAASGNDLTSARELITPRQLTEETSSLEVKTFEQSSIYSERKQGDPSISPMAPPGIEVGQPNDSLLPSKGGTTLPLDKSSRTPEFDNKMPNGKPKNKVVRPESPIIDIAAALDRSKLRKVSERVIPPKPPKLDERDSLLEQIRSKSFNLRPAAATRPIMQGPKTNLRVAAILEKANSIRQALAGSDEDDDTDSWSDS
- the LOC112743748 gene encoding protein SCAR2 isoform X3 — protein: MPISRFHIRSEHSLADPELHRAADKDDPEALLEAVAMAGLVGVLRQLGDLAQFAAEIFHDLHEEVMATAGRGHSLISRVQQLEAEVPALEKAFLSQTRHHSFFTNGGIEWHPNLRSEQNLVTRGDLPRFIMDSYEECRAPPRLFLLDKFDVAGAGACLKRYTDPSFFKVESSVTTVEVHREKRIHKKKVSKPRNGTKPEVVSSHAKLHQLFLEERIENACNDPARLVKLKKKQLNGSAVDSKTGKSYMEKIFENSSPDHKMVCEASITPHPLRSMFDADDNGITVLEISSLSSVKRSPGYESKRSSPLNGQELELKPYSEIDRVRNGDFVQVHEDVLGAVTHKTPLNHPKVPDERQLVVDEQKNRECILDGYHSDDVTSEVDDYMDALASIEELETEIECRPKKSLFHIQKTSDSNGKEEHQLQGQFSDSQSFGDSLTSEEIDSVDQDRNDERTEVQAQLSDSQSTRSSNASDDSRSSRRVRIAERTQLQTPFSDSQSIGNSSISEIEYMPSNQLDQNVELQSTHCGGFVMHDKGHVYGEDISGFGPDASVSCLMDSGHSLLSLDPGPLSSMCLPIRTQSGETQSGPVETHQSLEDDEDRKSLVESVMKDDACSIVSSNNKSLDSLDVCDPCVSSNALEVFNDLNLAQEDEYGNHSAITVLQEESANKYSSAISDSGDMGFQGENPIFPSMKADLNLGTKLALGGRDFNSENGVNEIQHISEDLSPALETPQISNITEELSDFTLNQQDEPHSAESEVFCSEQQSTFEDIQRMLLADEKGGSKVEDDVHIKYLSSLDNNKQDNLVFVNDVSTEKVHSDQAFSALHLVDSAENGASSFNSLSSGFVSSPSRNASDLSSFSSHRNEIKYNEADLTKVYVGLNSEKRVNKLESSSDLISSPAKRLTDLEESTFADSHEKEMEVNEVLPHKYLTALVAPRVVDQLEIGAADIQSNPNRSVPCDPCHSEICNNIQEERIQNLSAVSEMKVVDSSSELDSERSESVCLSQNDVQNNKESLSSPSFNQLKPETHSEMFVESPVNQRDAEVQLRNDGYHSLEKFQFHHQSSSQLEQLRIHPDEQSSFDFSSKSFLQETSPTKHVMHSLHPLIPELTNNHEEIPPMPPLPPMQWRMSKVQHSSLVSQREEIEATHASLQPIQPVKPNDKSQFGLSTSDRDTILYQNPFLPVMAVESSKLQRSPGFLAGLPEHSVAIPLQFPIMINKSNSQYNYLVMDKSHHQNPFLTLPVVSTSRPPHGYVIASEGETVQSASACTSIPPAERSVSGSYPISPQDKPSASPSELTERSSLEVKDESGESHLMPPTELAASGNDLTSARELITPRQLTEETSSLEVKTFEQSSIYSERKQGDPSISPMAPPGIEVGQPNDSLLPSKGGTTLPLDKSSRTPEFDNKMPNGKPKNKVVRPESPIIDIAAALDRSKLRKVSERVIPPKPPKLDERDSLLEQIRSKSFNLRPAAATRPIMQGPKTNLRVAAILEKANSIRQALAGSDEDDDTDSWSDS